In Carya illinoinensis cultivar Pawnee chromosome 7, C.illinoinensisPawnee_v1, whole genome shotgun sequence, the following are encoded in one genomic region:
- the LOC122315504 gene encoding F-box/kelch-repeat protein At3g06240-like: MVMDNHFPEDLLLQILLSLPVISLSRFKCVCKSWYAFISDQTFIYKHLLHAQCPSNRNKNALLLVKRRDKITTKLVVSTLSYETLKVSVAQVPLPSSYSGIIDERARMYIVGSCNGLVCLHDSSSWNNTLLWNPATKETKVVPISNMLLLSADYDVVCLNGIGFGFDAKTHDYKIISHFHLYEPDPYLEQYSPIITYRSEVYSLRADSWREIDSVNCHIWDSTRGMRTNQNGIGSWWSSGDNDANWVGILSFDITKEVFLATPLPDISDIGYPFHKHQQYFLLNELVAFAISWKAIGEEGSRLWWDIWLLNEYGVTESWTKLFRVGPLTGVIRPLEYWMNDIIFWEKDDEQLALYDPSTKETTNLQIEGESLSFQVITYMESLVSIGGAN, translated from the coding sequence ATGGTGATGGACAACCACTTTCCCGAAGACTTGTTGTTACAGATTCTGCTATCGCTGCCTGTTATATCCCTATCACGATTCAAGTGCGTTTGCAAATCCTGGTACGCCTTCATTTCAGATCAAACCTTCATCTATAAACACCTCCTCCACGCTCAGTGCCCGTCCAACCGGAACAAGAATGCCCTTCTTCTAGTTAAGCGGCGTGATAAAATCACCACGAAACTTGTCGTCTCCACACTTTCTTATGAAACTCTCAAAGTATCCGTCGCACAGGTACCCTTACCATCATCATATTCTGGAATTATCGACGAGAGAGCACGGATGTATATCGTGGGCTCTTGTAATGGTCTCGTTTGTCTTCACGATAGCAGTAGTTGGAATAATACTCTTTTATGGAACCCTGCAACTAAAGAAACAAAGGTTGTCCCCATATCAAACATGCTCCTCCTTTCTGCCGACTATGATGTTGTCTGCCTTAACGGCATCGGATTTGGTTTTGATGCCAAAACTCACGACTACAAGATAATCAGCCATTTCCATCTCTACGAACCCGACCCTTACTTAGAACAATACTCCCCGATAATCACGTACCGTAGTGAGGTATATAGCTTAAGAGCCGATTCTTGGAGAGAAATTGACAGCGTCAATTGTCATATTTGGGATTCTACTAGAGGTATGAGGACAAACCAGAATGGGATAGGTTCTTGGTGGTCATCGGGTGATAATGATGCAAATTGGGTAGGTATTTTGTCATTTGACATAACCAAGGAGGTATTCCTAGCAACTCCGCTGCCAGATATTAGCGATATAGGGTATCCCTTTCATAAACATCAACAATATTTCTTGTTGAATGAATTGGTTGCTTTCGCTATTTCTTGGAAAGCTATAGGCGAAGAGGGGTCGCGATTGTGGTGGGATATATGGTTATTGAATGAATATGGGGTTACGGAATCTTGGACAAAGCTGTTCAGGGTTGGCCCTCTTACTGGAGTTATTCGACCATTAGAATATTGGATGAATGACATCATATTCTGGGAAAAAGATGATGAACAACTGGCCTTGTATGACCCCTCTACCAAAGAGACGACGAATCTTCAAATTGAAGGAGAAAGTCTGTCGTTCCAGGTTATTACTTACATGGAAAGCCTAGTTTCCATAGGCGGAGCAAATTAG